Part of the Usitatibacter palustris genome, AAGCGGTGACCGCGAACTGGCCGAGCCCGTTCGACTTCGAGAAGCAGGCGCTGCTCTACGTGCCCGAGGAATTGCCCGATCCGAACTCCGAGGGCTACACGGATGCGGTCGTCGAGGCGTCGTGGCCGGTGGTGCGCGCGAGCGGCGGGCACGCGTTCCTGCTCTTCACCAGCCTGCGCGCGATGAACCTCGCGCACGAACGCATCGGCGCCAAGCTCAAGTCCGAAGGGCTCGAGTGGCCGCTGCTGCTGCAAGGCAGTGGCTCGAAGAACGAGCTGCTGGAGCGCTTCCGCAAGTCACCCAACGCGATCCTCGTGGGATCGCAGTCGTTCTGGGAAGGGGTCGACGTGAAGGGCGACCAGCTCTCGGTGGTGGTCATCGACCGGTTGCCGTTCAATCCGCCCGACGATCCGGTGCTCGCCGCCTGCATCGAACGCATCAATCGCGCCGGCGGCAATGCGTTCATGGATTACCAGGTGCCGCGCGCGGTGATCGCTCTCAAGCAGGGAGCGGGGCGCCTCATTCGCGACGAGACCGACCGCGGGGTGCTGGTGATCTGCGACCCGCGGTTGATCACGAAGCCTTACGGCAAGCGCATCTGGCGCGCGCTGCCGCCGTTCAGGCGCACGCGGTCGATCGAAGCCGTCGAGGCGTTCTTTACTGGTACTCCGGCCGCCGCATCACCCAGCCACTCGGGCACTGCGTGACCTTCGGGTAGTAGGCCCGGGCTTCTTCGCACCAGTTCAGATAGAGCGGCCGTTGCGTCGGCGCACCCTCGGGATTCATCGGCACCTGCGTCGTGGGTCCGAGTTCGGCCTGGGGCGGCGACATGTAGCCCTCGGGATAGGACTCCGCGGGCGGTGCGGGATACGCGTAGTTGGGACCATACGCGCCGTAGCCGTACGGATAACCCCAGTAGGCGCTGCCCCAGAAGAGCGGTGCGGCTGCCCATGCTCCCCAGTAGTACGGGTAGTAGGGCCGGTAGTAGCCGCCGTAGTAGCGGGCACCGTGGTAGTAGCCACCGCCGTGACGATAGCCACCGCCGCCGTAATAGCGCGAGCCCCCGCCGTTGTAGCGCGAGCCGCCGCCGCTGTAGCTGCCGCCGCCGTTGTAGCGGCCACCGCCGTTGTAGCTGCCGCCGCCACCGGAGCCGCGACCGCCTCCGTTGTAGCCACCGCCACCGCCACCGCCGCTGTAACCGCCTCCGCCTCCGCGGCCACCACCACCACCACCGCCACCTCCGCGGTTCTGGGCGTCACTGGGCAGTGCGAAGAGCAGCGCGGCGGCTGCGATGAGGGGAAGTGCGAGGGCGTTGAGCGCTTTCATGAGGGCCTCCTGATGCTGCTGCGTAAGACCTCCTCGAGGGCATTGCAGGCGGCGGTTGCTCCGTCTTCTCTGCTGACGGTTAGGCCGATTGCCTTGGCGCTGGTTCCATACTGCGCCCGGTCGAGGAGCTCGCGCAAATGCGCGGCGACCCGGGATGATCCATAGCGCCCTGGATAGCAAACGCGCGCGACCCCCAGGCGGTTGACCCGGTCGGCGTTGTCCGGCTGGTCGTTGGCGAAGGGCACGGCAAGTTGCGGCTTGCCCGCGCGTAGGGCCTGGCTCAGCGTGCCCATGCCGCACTGGTGCACGATCGCAGCAGCGCGGGGAAAAAGCTCCGCGTGAGGCGCGTAGTCCACCGCGATCACGCCGCTCGGCAGATTTGTAGGACGCTCGGCATCGTAGCGTCCGACCAGGAGTACGCCGCGCACGCCCGCGAGCTCGCAGGCCTTCGCGCTTTCCTCGAAAAACGTTCCCGGCAAGCCTACGGCCGAGGTACCCAACGTGAAAACGACCGGCGGCGGACCCGCATCGAGGAACTCGACGAGGGGCGTCGGCATTTCATCCGGTCCGCTGTAGGACACGAAACCCGTGCGATCCACATTCGCCGGCCAATCGGGCTGCGGCTCGGCGAGAACCCTTGGGAAAAGCGCGAGCGTTCGCAAAGGCGAGAACTGCCCGTCGAAGATCGGGTTGGGTGCGGGCGGCAACCCTAGCTCCGCGCGCAGTGCCTGCACGGGCGCCACCCACCGGGTGGTCGTCCATTTGCCGGCTTTGACGATAGCCCCGGCGAATCCGGGGCCGAGCCTGCGATACAGGTGCGCGAGCCAATACGGCGGGAAGAGCGGCAGCTCGTACGCGGAGAGGAAGGAGATCGGTGCGAGCACGGTCGAGACCCACGGCAGCCCGCGCTTCTGCGCGACGAGCGGCGCGGCGGGCGTGGCCGGATGGGTGACCACGAGATCCGCGTCGCCACACGCCGCATCGATCGCGGCGTAGCTTTCGCGCACGCTCGCGGCGATCCGGGAGAAGAGCACCTTCGGCCCCTGCGTGCTCAGTGCGAGCGCAATGAACGCCTTGTCCTGCGGATCGATATCGGGAGGGACCGCGTGGAATTCGAGGCCGAGGCCCTCGACGAGGGTCCGGTAGAACTCCGAGTGGGCGAGCAGCGGGCGATGCCCGCGACGCTTCAGCTCGAGCGCGATGCCGATGTACGGAAAGAGATCGCCGTAGCTGCCCCAGGCGCAGAGGACGACGCGCGCCACGCCTCCGCGCTACTTCTTGCCCGTGACCAGCAGCACCACGCCGATCGCGATCGCGGCCAGCCCCGCCCATTGGGGAATGTTGATCGTCTCTTTCTCCTTGACCGAGACGGAGAGCGGGCCGAGCTTGGCGGTGTGCGTCTCCTTCGTGTAGCTGAAGCTGCCGTACGCGAGCCCGAGGGCCCCGGCGACGATCAGCACGATTGCGACGATCCTGAGTCCACCCATGGTGCGAATCTCCTCGTTGAAGCGTCAGTCCTTCAGGTCCGGCTCGAAGAACAGGAATGCCACTTGCGGGAAGGCCTCGCGGAACGCGACCTCCGTCTTGTTGATGCCTTCGACGAGCGCGACGTCGGTGCCCGTGGGGCGCATCCTCGCCTTCACCGCGATCATCGCGTCGGGCCCCATCTGCA contains:
- a CDS encoding glycosyltransferase; protein product: MARVVLCAWGSYGDLFPYIGIALELKRRGHRPLLAHSEFYRTLVEGLGLEFHAVPPDIDPQDKAFIALALSTQGPKVLFSRIAASVRESYAAIDAACGDADLVVTHPATPAAPLVAQKRGLPWVSTVLAPISFLSAYELPLFPPYWLAHLYRRLGPGFAGAIVKAGKWTTTRWVAPVQALRAELGLPPAPNPIFDGQFSPLRTLALFPRVLAEPQPDWPANVDRTGFVSYSGPDEMPTPLVEFLDAGPPPVVFTLGTSAVGLPGTFFEESAKACELAGVRGVLLVGRYDAERPTNLPSGVIAVDYAPHAELFPRAAAIVHQCGMGTLSQALRAGKPQLAVPFANDQPDNADRVNRLGVARVCYPGRYGSSRVAAHLRELLDRAQYGTSAKAIGLTVSREDGATAACNALEEVLRSSIRRPS